A window of the Malaclemys terrapin pileata isolate rMalTer1 chromosome 6, rMalTer1.hap1, whole genome shotgun sequence genome harbors these coding sequences:
- the GCNT4 gene encoding beta-1,3-galactosyl-O-glycosyl-glycoprotein beta-1,6-N-acetylglucosaminyltransferase 4, whose protein sequence is MKRYKCPFKYPMRQKILILFLAVWLFALLKLLNVERLLFPQKGIYLVEHFLSTSSYVKNKYSHLRNNFQYEINCSCIYEQEPSEIGKSLEIRRKDIIDLEDEDVIAMTRDCQVYHTLRGYHLKPVSLEEESFPLAYSLVVHKDAIMVERLIHTIYSHQNIYCIHYDQKSANTFKCAMDNLAKCFPNVFIASKLETVEYAHISRLQADFNCLSDLMRSSVPWKYVINLCGQDFPLRSNFELVSDLKKLNGGNMLETVKPSSSKRERFTYHYELKSVPYKYMQMPVKTNISKDPPPHNIEVFVGSAYFVLSRAFIQYTFEKSLAKDFFEWSKDTYSPDEHFWATLARVPGIPGEISRSAHDVTDLQSKTRLVKWNYLEDHLYPPCTGTHIRSVCIYGAAELRWLINYGHWFANKFDSKVDPVLIKCLAEKLAKQQKEWVDLSSESSFMHRSSADVSL, encoded by the coding sequence ATGAAGAGATATAAGTGTCCCTTCAAGTATCCCATGAGACAAAAGATCCTGATCTTgtttttagcagtgtggctgtttGCACTTCTGAAACTCCTCAATGTTGAAAGACTCTTATTCCCTCAAAAAGGTATTTATTTAGTTGAGCACTTCTTAAGCACTTCTTCTTATGTTAAAAACAAATACTCCCATCTTAGAAACAACTTCCAGTATGAAATTAACTGTTCGTGTATATATGAACAAGAACCCAGTGAAATTGGCAAGAGTTTAGAGATAAGAAGAAAAGACATAATTGATTTAGAAGATGAAGACGTTATAGCTATGACCCGCGATTGTCAGGTGTATCATACACTTAGAGGATACCACCTAAAGCCTGTTTCCTTGGAGGAGGAAAGTTTCCCATTAGCCTACTCTTTGGTTGTTCACAAAGATGCAATAATGGTTGAAAGACTCATACACACAATATACAGCCATCAAAATATTTACTGCATCCATTATGACCAAAAGTCTGCTAATACTTTCAAATGTGCTATGGACAATTTAGCTAAGTGCTTCCCCAATGTTTTCATTGCATCTAAATTGGAGACCGTGGAATATGCACACATTTCTAGGCTCCAAGCAGATTTTAATTGTTTGTCCGACTTGATGAGGTCGTCGGTTCCATGGAAGTATGTTATTAATTTGTGTGGTCAAGACTTTCCTTTGAGGTCAAACTTTGAATTGGTATCTGATTTGAAGAAACTCAATGGAGGAAACATGCTGGAGACTGTAAAGCCAAGTAGCAGCAAAAGGGAACGATTCACATATCATTATGAACTTAAGAGCGTGCCTTATAAATACATGCAGATGCCTGTAAAAACCAACATTTCGAAAGATCCACCACCTCATAACATTGAGGTTTTTGTAGGCAGTGCCTATTTTGTTTTAAGTCGGGCATTCATCCAAtatacctttgaaaaatctcttgCTAAAGATTTTTTTGAATGGTCCAAGGACACTTATTCTCCAGATGAACATTTCTGGGCAACCCTTGCACGTGTGCCTGGAATACCTGGGGAGATTTCAAGGTCAGCTCACGATGTAACAGACCTGCAAAGCAAGACTCGCCTGGTGAAATGGAATTACCTGGAGGACCACTTGTATCCTCCTTGTACTGGCACCCATATTCGCAGTGTGTGCATCTATGGAGCTGCAGAATTAAGGTGGCTTATAAATTATGGACACTGGTTTGCCAATAAATTTGACTCCAAAGTGGACCCCGTTTTAATAAAATGCTTGGCAGAAAAACTTGCCAAACAACAGAAGGAATGGGTTGATTTGTCTTCCGAAAGCTCCTTCATGCACAGAAGTTCTGCAGATGTTTCACTATAG